In a genomic window of Scomber japonicus isolate fScoJap1 chromosome 17, fScoJap1.pri, whole genome shotgun sequence:
- the rmdn3 gene encoding regulator of microtubule dynamics protein 3, giving the protein MNMPLGRNGFIGLAVGATAGLGLIAFIIYKEISKRRCQSLVLEARPAACVFDGADGAALLRETLDAQEAEAQQQALAAVEAVVQGLSPEQQLELRNQLDQVLTCVSSLRSEVAELRGGLQDIALQIIQDVKKGVEDSQRVRRRRHIHRDRTDSNSSSSIYFTASQGVASAYEETSEGGYSTAYAESDYTDRDTDKEEGEKEPEQESEEEEDKSCATVLTLRQEDSQEEEVEEERGLEEEDEDEEEGRLQLVTEVPSGELALLLAQSDILHTGDASLKAEGFQLLLDNRAEYGDSREFLWRLARAYNDMYESAKDKQEKKNYAQQGREEAELALKKNGLSAECHKWFAMLTGLTSQHDSMHSKLKSSHILKEHLDRAIALRDDDPMCFYLLGRWCYEVTTLDWLEKKAAAALYQTPPNSTLHDALENFLKAEELSPGFSKTVRFYIAKCHQELGNISEATNWTELAVKMPSNTNDDEETSKLEAQLRALTGKKI; this is encoded by the exons ATGAACATGCCGCTCGGGAGGAACGGGTTCATCGGGCTTGCTGTGGGAGCTACAGCCGGCTTGGGTTTGATTGCCTTCATCATTTACAAAGAGATCAGCAAGAGAAGATGCCAGAGtctggtgctggaggccaggcCAGCCGCCTGCGTGTTTGACGGGGCTGATGGAGCCGCGCTGCTGCGGGAGACGCTGGATGCACAAG AGGCGGAGGCCCAGCAGCAGGCTCTGGCAGCagtggaggctgtggtgcagggcCTGTCCCCAGAGCAGCAACTGGAGCTCAGGAACCAGCTGGACCAGGTGCTGACCTGCGTGTCCTCGCTGCGCTCAGAGGTGGCCGAGCTGAGGGGGGGTCTGCAGGACATCGCCCTGCAGATCATCCAGGATGTCAA AAAGGGAGTAGAGGACAGCCAGCGTGTACGCAGGCGCCGTCACATCCATAGAGACCGCACTGACTCCAACAGCTCCAGCTCCATCTACTTCACTGCCAGCCAAGGTGTGGCCAGCGCATATGAGGAGACCAGTGAAGGAGG gtacTCCACAGCCTACGCTGAGTCTGACTACACTGACCGAGACACTGacaaagaggagggagagaaggagccTGAACAGGagtctgaggaagaggaagacaagaGCTGTGCTACCGTCCTCACCCTCCGCCAGGAAGACTCccaggaagaggaggtggaggaggagagggggctggaagaagaggatgaggatgaagaggaggggaggctGCAGCTGGTGACTGAAGTTCCCAGTGGAGAGCTGGCTCTCCTCCTGGCACAGAGTGACATCCTCCACACAGGAGACGCCAGCTTAAAAGCAGAGGGCTTTCAACTGCTGCTGGACAACAGAGCAGAG tATGGAGACAGCAGAGAGTTTCTATGGCGACTGGCTCGGGCGTACAATGATATGTACGAGTCTGCAAAGGacaaacaagagaagaagaactACGCACAACAAG GTCGAGAGGAGGCAGAGCTGGCCCTGAAGAAGAACGGCCTCAGCGCTGAGTGTCACAAATG gttcGCCATGCTGACAGGACTGACCTCCCAGCATGACAGCATGCACAGCAAACTGAAGAGCAGCCACATACTGAAG GAACATCTGGACCGTGCCATCGCCCTCAGAGATGATGACCCCATGTGCTTCTACCTGCTGGGCAGATGGTGCTATGAG gtgacCACACTTGATTGGCTGGAGAAgaaggctgctgctgctctctacCAGACCCCCCCCAATTCTACCCTGCACGACGCCCTGGAGAACTTCCTCAAG GCAGAAGAACTCAGTCCAGGCTTCTCCAAGACTGTAAGATTTTACATTGCAAAG TGTCACCAGGAGCTAGGCAACATCTCTGAGGCAACTAATTGGACGGAGCTGGCTGTGAAGATGCCCTCTAACACCAATGAT gatgAAGAAACGAGCAAACTGGAGGCTCAGCTTCGCGCGTTAACTGGCAAAAAAATTTGA